The sequence below is a genomic window from Phoenix dactylifera cultivar Barhee BC4 chromosome 16, palm_55x_up_171113_PBpolish2nd_filt_p, whole genome shotgun sequence.
gcGGCTTAATCTTTTTTTTGACTTGTCGATCCAATTGAATCATGGATGACTTAGTAAGTTCTAGTCGAGTTTTAATcttttttattagattttttaaATGTATAATCTTTTAAATATGAGAAATTGCATAAATATATTTGTAAAGTTATTGTTTGCGTGTAtactcttattatttttttttacatatctaCCCATAAGGGTATTTCAGTTATTATAGTTTAaagttgtttattttttaacgaTGTTGGTacgagtatatatatatatatatatatatatatatatatatatatatatatatatatatatatatatatatatatatatatatattaaaaaaagaaggatATGCATGGATATAGtaattttacgagggtattcatgcaatttcatatttaggagggtatacatataaaaaattcaaaaaaatacatATTGGTGCAAATCATATTTTAAGGGTAAACAAATCATATTTTAAGGGTGTTTCAGCTCGTTCTTTGGAGAATCTTAAGGGGCCAGGCTGTTAAAggcatctacaataacaaaaaGTAAAGAAAATTCTTTGATCAAACTTGATAGGGATAAGCATAACATCTAACATGCAAAAAGGCAAAGTTAATCCCTTGAGCATCCATAACTCCTATTGAAAAGAGTTTTGTGAAGATGGTAAATGAAATTGCTTTAGATGCACAGAACCACAAAAACAATGACCACATGGTCAATAGAATCATCCATCATTGGACTCAATTAGTGATATTCAATCACTGATGTAAGTTTAGCATGTCGAGCTCATGCTAGATGCTAAATGGCTACAAGTTAAAATAAGGACAAATTCACATAGTTACTAACTTGGCTAAGTGGCTTCATCACTTGGCTTCATCAAAAAGCTTTCATGGAATGCAAGGTAGAGCTAGAAGTGGGTCAATTTGAATCTGAATTCATCTTGGATTCCATCCAATGTAAATGGTTTATGTTAGATGATcgaagatcttgatctacccaGCCATTTGGTGTTAAGGGTTTTGATTTGGATTTTTGAAGTACTATTGTTTTATCCTTCTTGGCTCTTTTATTGTGCTTCAAAATCAAAGATCCATGACCCATTGAATTAGAGATGCATGATGGGGTCTTGACCTGACTAATGAGCCATGTCAAGATTAGCTCAACTATGGGACATATATCTGCGACCTAGACCGTATAGTACCTTTTTGATGAGGCAAAACTCGTACCCAAGTTCATGGAACAGTTCGTTAAGATTCAAAGACAAAGAACCATTACATTTAAATAGAGCCCTCAACGAATAGGACCACCGCTCATAAGCTGTTCAAACGATCTGACTTCCCTTGCAGGGTCTCAGCAAAGAGAAATTCTACCAAAAAGAGATCaaagccaccaaggtggtagcacgGTTAGAATGGAGCTAAAATTCCACCGGAGTGAcccaggttcgaaacgcgcgggtaTCGATTAAATGTGAGGACCGAATGCCCCCTGCCTGATTTGTCCGGTGGAGtcgacgtactcacacgtgggtaATGAACCCAGTGGGAAAAACCTACGGGTCGGAGAGGGTAAGCGGAAACTTGCAGCTTGCATCGAAGggaggcccagtgggggctgccaCGTAGGTGAggtttcctcttctccttcctatttttgaccaaaaaaaaagagagagagatcaaaaCTCCCATCCTTCAAGGGATTCTCCAAGTCAACCTCtctatctttcttctctttccgccatttttttcaaagatttcataaaagaaccaagatttatttttgttcagtctaatttattttcttaaaaaaaaattgaagacaaAACAAAAGGTAAATGCAATACCAAAAGAGCCTTACAAATTAGGTAGCTTATTCGTTAAGGAAATGAAATCTACAGAAATCGCCGAACTTATGTAAATCTTGAAGTTCATAGTCTTGTAAATTGAGGCTCAAAAAGgagctttttttttgaaagagaaaAATGATGCTCGGATAAAAAGTTACAAATTGATCAACCTACCTCCGCAGAGAGTGAAGTCAGTAGTGCGGGCTGGCTTTTATAAATCTTGAACTTAAAAACTTATATTATAagtaatttaaaatttgatttttattttaaatatattgcaAAACAAGTGAAGTTGGTAAATTTTGTTGCCTTTCCATTAAAATTCACAAAACTTCAGATGAATTTAAAGTTTATTGTAGAGGTGAGGTAGTGCCACAAATTGACACCTAATGATCCTATCTTATTTTCGGTAGGTTCGGGCCAAGGTTTTTAATTTTGGCCAAGTACAACTCAAGTTTTTttgacttaaaatataaatatatcaagtatagatcaaaactttcatataaTTTGAACAGCAGCGGATAGAAAGGCGGGCTAGCTGGCAGCATCGAATCATGGGCTCTcagcccctcccctttcatgAAATAGGTTTATTCCATCAAAGATCCAACATAGGCAAAGTCTACGAGAGATGTTTCAACAACATGTGCACTTCTTGCAACAGTTCTACCTGAATTTGGTTGCCATTTTAAGAAGGCAGAGTTTCGGAGTGTCATATCCCGTGTCTTCCTTCATGGAGTAAAAAGCCCTTTTTCGACCTGTGGCAGAGTGAAATAGCCCAGGCGACCGCAATTGACTctgatccctttttttttgactaGCTCCGTGGCTAGTCTGCGCTCTGATAAGAAGATGACTCCTGCTCTGGTTGCTGGCTTGAAGACCGGATCTcgtgatgaagagaatttctTCACTTACAGAATTCCCTTCCTCTTCGGCCACTTGCACCCTCTATTCTCATTCGCTGCTAGAATTCGACCTCCGTTGATGGATGTGCTTGGCCGGAAGGGTCCTCCACGAGGTCAGTAGCTAGAAAGCTCCTTTGGGAGAGCAAGCTTCGAAATTCACTCGATATCGGAGATGATACTCCATCCATctttcaaaaatctttcaaacaTGCAATCTGCATCGTCACCATAGAAAGTACGAATCCGATCAATTTCAACTTCATTGAAGTTTGATGGACGTACACGCTCCATGATAAACGCCCTTATGAGAGTGAAATTCTATTTAGATCTAAGTTACAACGTTGGATAAAAATTTTATGGaagatttttcctttttaattttaattatttgatttatctTGAAAATGAGACATATCATAGTTTTAAAAATTGAGGCAGATAAATTAAATTGGATTGACCAAGGATCAAGGCGAAGGATTTGGATATAATATTCATAGAGTCTGTTACAACCAAGGTTCAATATATTGCTATactaattttgtttttttgggtaCACTCTATCCTAATTTTATTCAACCAGAACTTAATCTGACTCTTTGCCACTGTTTTGTGAAGCTTGCGACTAAGGTCCCATTTAGCAGAGCTTTTGGTGGGCTAGAAAGCTCTTTTTTGACccttcaaaagtacttttggatggaATAAGAGtatttagtaaaaaaaattaaaaagttatTTTAGCTTTGCCAGAAAGCTAAAACTACTTGatagaagctccaaaatggagcttcttcgaaaaaatacttttagcatgaatcgagaagctattttgatttatatttcttttctttttagaccaaaatacccataataaaatattataattacaaaaaataataatattaatatataataatattattattattttatatctttattattgtattatactataaatataatattagatTACatcatatcataatacattaatatgttatgttatataatatcaaattatgttatattattatgctatagtatacaatattatattactatattataataatattatactatattatatatttatatattaatatatatattatattttattatactctgTTGTAGAATACCATGCAGTCATTTTGTAATatcaaaaagtactttttcagtttatttacaaaacatatattaaaatttcataacactttttgaaaatatagttactaaacaacaaatatatttttttttaataaaaactcTCCCGCCAAACAGCAAATTAAAGATGCATGTCGTTATAAAACTGAAGTCGGCGATTTTAACGCCTACTTCAGATGGGTCTCGGCCTCTCCTCCCGTTTTCCTCCGTTTCCCAATTCACTTCTTCTCGAATCCATGGCTATCGCCAAGTTTCCCGAAGGAGGACCTCCACCCAGGAGTGAGCCCACATTGTCGATGAAACGCAGAGGCAGGCCCTCGCCCATCCGCCCCGGGATCTGCTCCTACACCTCCGTTTCCGGCGCCGCCCACGGAGGCGTCACCATCTTCCACCACAACGTCGGCCTGGGAGCCACCAGGTCTCGCTCCTTTATTCTCCACCCCTTATTTCCTTCCATGCTTCCCAATTCCGTCATCCATTCGTTTCTTTAACAAAGATACGATCTGATTTGATTCGAGGAATGGGGATCTGCCGAGCAAGATTTGAAAGGTGGCGCCGTTGGACGTCAGCGAGGTTGGCGCTCACTAGGCGTTTGTCATTTTGTTTAGCTGTAAGTAGTTCTTTTACGTTCTTGCGGTTTGCACTTTAGTGTATGCTCGTAATTTGTTGGTGTGGGTTTTCGGAAGTACCGGCAATGCTTGCTGCCACTTGCTTCAAAGAATTTTTATGGCCGATTCTTGGTGCATTTGACTTGCATTGTGGCATCTTAGTGCATTTATCAATAAGGTTGGCATTTTCATTTGTTCATCAGTTTGCAGAACCATCATGGAAACAAATCTATTATGGTGTTTTGTAGAGaggagaaaaaacaaaaataacgcCAATTTTACCGAACATGATCTTAAACTACAGACACAAGTTATCATGTACTACTTGAAAGCTAATTCAGTATTTTAAACATAAATGAgttgaaattttgaaatctgAATGATTGGATTAGACATGTAGCATGGATACCTATGTAATGTTTTTAAGGTTTAACCAGTATATTGTTTTATTGACATAAATTTTTGGGTGGATCCGTTGAGTATGATATCTTAAGGTGTTTTTGAGACAATTGTCCATGGCCTCTTGGTACTCCGGACATCAATGGTCAaagtatttttattgatttaaatAACTACCATAGTTCGGCAACAGAGAATAAAATTTTACGTTTACCATAAGGGAAATATGCCACATTtaacaataatatttttgaaCCCTGGTTTTTTTCCTTCTGAAAGGGAGCAAGTAGCAACTCATGCATGAGGCAATTGACCACAGTAGAACTAGGAACTGTATCAGGAGCTACCTTCAATCCACAAATTAATACAAAACAACGGCATCGATCATCACTAAGTAGACTTTTTTTCTGCCCCTGGATTTGGTGTGATGGGCAAATTTCCATCATATGTGCACTTTAGGACATCTGGTGTTCTCTTCACAATTCGGGGTCCTGCTGGTACTTTCCCAGATTTTGGCCGTATGTCCTTTGCTCCCATTGCATCATAGTCGTACATAtaagagaaaaaacaaaagcacAATATTAGTTATGATCAGCTATTGCTCGAAATTCTCCCAAAGACTTGAATGAGATTAATATTTAAGATAGCAAGCATAGTTTAGTTGGCTGCACGGGAGTCTGTACTTCTGTATTAAGTTTTTCATAGGAGAAAGAGCTTTGCAGCAGTAATATATGTGTTTCTAATTGAGAAGCTCCTAAAAAACCATCTCTAATATTACTCTCAGGTAGGTGTAGTGACAAGTATAAAGAAAGGGCCCAAGTGTCTTTTACATTTGATCTCTTGAAGTGCTGCTGCGAAAGGAATGTCATTTCTGCAGAAACTGCAATGCATCCCTTTTGGGTTGATGATGGAATTTCTTATGTAGTAGCGTGCAAATGGAGAGGCATGACAAAGGCAGTCATGTCAAGAAGAGATACAACATTAGGGAGCTGGTCTGGGGACTTCAGTTTATAATTTGAAGGGGGATACAAGTGAGGATCATTGACAAGCACTGGATCATTGACAAGCACTGGACTACCAACCTGATCAAAAATGGCAATAGGGATGGCAAGGGTTGCAACGGCATTGGGCGAGTCCACAATTCCTGAAATCCTCCCTTCGCATGGGCAGCAAGATAGTAGTAGATAAACCTGAATAGGATGCATTCACAAAACATGGCTATCGTTACTCTTAAGAGCATGAAATATTGGATTGTGGTTAAGTCAGCAAGGTTTTGTTCACCTACCTGCTCTTTGGAGTATCCAAATTTTGAGAGGTAGTCGATGGCATTGAGGACTGCACGCTTGTAGGCAACTGTTGCATCAAGGTAGTGCTGCCGCCCAGCCTCATCCACACTGATGCCCTCAAAGACTAACCACTCTGAGAACCTAGGCTCCATAGGCCCTATCTCAAAGATTGGGTTCACATGCAGTTGGGTGGGGCCCATGGGTGTTAGATACTCTCTCATTCCTCCTCTTAAGATCTCACACCTGAAAAGCTCGAATGCATTTCAAATTACGGTAATCGATTGAACAAGTTGTCATTTAAGCTAGACTTTGTTTGTCCGGTTATTTGATGCACAATATTACGGCATCTTGGCATTCAAATTAGATAACCTAACTAGAAATTTTAATGCTGGTCAGATTACTTAAATATTCTATAAGTTCGGAATTTCCTGGACATTGTTTCTAAACATCAACATAGTGCATGCGTTTTTAGTGATGCTGAACTTAACAGGTGTACCAATATATATGAATTGTACCCACTTATAGTATGAAAATGGAAACAAGCTTGTTTACTGGTTTCCAGTGTAGTTGGGGTAAGTTGATTCATGGAAGCACTACAAAGGTTTTGTTAATGGAAATAAGCTTGTTAACTTGTTTCTAGTGTAGTTGAGGTAAGTTGATATGCGGAAGTACTTTAAAGATGTTGTTAGGGGCTGGTCGCAGATttctcatttatttttcttgttgTGGGGTATCTTGTGGATTGAGGTGCTGATCTGTTGATGAATAATTATTTTtcattgttgctgcttcattCTACTGGTTTGCATTTTACGAAAAAAATTATGCTAGATTCTCTGTTTCTTTAGAATTACCATGAGTCTATCATTAAATGTATGCACTATGATAGGAAATaggaaaataattttataatgaGAGAGAAATTAGGATGTTACTTGAGCTCAAGGAATCCGCTCATCTCTATTGCTCCGCAAAATGAAACTTCACCATCACCCTGAGAGAAGTGCATGTCGCCGGTACTAAGATTTGCTCCATCTACGAATACTGGAAGATATACTTTGGAACCCCTACTGAGATTTTTGATGTCACAATTCCCTCCATTCTCCCTTCCAGGTATCGTCCTTGCAGCCTCATTTGCAATCCTTTCCCATTCTGGTGTTCCTTCTTCAATCTTCAAAAGTGCATGGATAAAATGCTTAGCTCTTGTTCTAACCATGCAGAGATATAAATTTGAAAATGTTCTTATGAATAATATTTAGGCAATCCATCAACAAGTTTTGTAGATTTATATAATTCAAATTCGGTCTAACTTTATGTATCTGATTTTACTGTAAACATTTCCTGGCAACCATAatgatataaagtggagaagctGTCGAGATGACCTGTATGTAAAACTACATGTGTGATGTTGTTGGTATTTAGTGAATCTAGTAAGATGTGGTTGTGAAACAATTGAAGTTCTCAAAATGATTAATATTAACATTGCTAGATGGTTTGGGAAAAATATTGGGAGTTGAATGTGCAACCTGTAACAAAATGAGGTGAATTTGGATCAGAAAATTAGAGGACATGGTTACTCTTTGAGGAGCAAGGGGATTATAGTCTATAGAAGTAACAGTTAGTATTAGATATGCCCATATTGTGTGATCGATGCAAGTTTAGGAGATTAGGAGGAAAACTAAGAATTCAATTAAGGTTGGTGGCGAGGTATACCGTACCGGTCTGAACTGGGTGGCACAgagcataccataccatactggtTTGGTACCGGTACCAAAAAAAATTCCGTATCGTACCATACGGTACTGACACTATGCTAGTATGCCACCAGTACAGGAACCGctaccgagacggcgaaccttggttgtTGAACTTGTTACTGATAATATTGCATGTGAGGGTTTGAGTGATCAACCTTTTGGACTAGGCAACTATAGTTTAGAAGGGCCGGGTGAATCATTTCACACTTGCTTAGCAGAAATATTATGGTATTACCAAAATATAgtttcaataaaaaaagaaaaaaaatggtcaATAATATTATGGTATTTGGCCTCATTAACCATCTAAAGGTGTATAGAGGTACGGGGGTACAGAGTGGGGGGTTGGAGTTCAATTTCCTGTGTTGCTTTTTATAATTCCCTATCTAAGTTTTAATACTTGGATATTTTTTACAGTCTAATTATTTAGTgttctttttttaagaaatcAGCCTGTAGTGCTAAAATGGAAAGATCGATGAACTTTTTGGTGTGCAATAAAAAGTCACTATTTACAAAGCTTTTGTGTCCTTCATGAACACTAGGAAGTAACATCTTTATATCATCTTTGAGTTTTTCCTTCTAGATTGTTGGACTGAATATGGAGAGCA
It includes:
- the LOC103709128 gene encoding formamidase-like isoform X2, with amino-acid sequence MAPQTPRLVVPIDVKKRPWEQRLPLHNRWHPHIPPVADVTEGEIFRVEMVDWTGGRIGDNNSAADVKTVDLTVTHYLSGPLRVLDAKGVAAKPGDLLAVEICNLGPLPGDEWGFTATFDRENGGGFLTDHFPSATKAIWYFEGIYAYSPHIPGVRFPGLTHPGIVGTAPSPELLSIWNEREKKLAEDGAGSLTLCEVLHQRPLASLPTAKNCLLGLIEEGTPEWERIANEAARTIPGRENGGNCDIKNLSRGSKVYLPVFVDGANLSTGDMHFSQGDGEVSFCGAIEMSGFLELKCEILRGGMREYLTPMGPTQLHVNPIFEIGPMEPRFSEWLVFEGISVDEAGRQHYLDATVAYKRAVLNAIDYLSKFGYSKEQVYLLLSCCPCEGRISGIVDSPNAVATLAIPIAIFDQDIRPKSGKVPAGPRIVKRTPDVLKCTYDGNLPITPNPGAEKKST
- the LOC103709128 gene encoding formamidase-like isoform X1, which translates into the protein MAPQTPRLVVPIDVKKRPWEQRLPLHNRWHPHIPPVADVTEGEIFRVEMVDWTGGRIGDNNSAADVKTVDLTVTHYLSGPLRVLDAKGVAAKPGDLLAVEICNLGPLPGDEWGFTATFDRENGGGFLTDHFPSATKAIWYFEGIYAYSPHIPGVRFPGLTHPGIVGTAPSPELLSIWNEREKKLAEDGAGSLTLCEVLHQRPLASLPTAKNCLLGLIEEGTPEWERIANEAARTIPGRENGGNCDIKNLSRGSKVYLPVFVDGANLSTGDMHFSQGDGEVSFCGAIEMSGFLELKCEILRGGMREYLTPMGPTQLHVNPIFEIGPMEPRFSEWLVFEGISVDEAGRQHYLDATVAYKRAVLNAIDYLSKFGYSKEQVYLLLSCCPCEGRISGIVDSPNAVATLAIPIAIFDQYDYDAMGAKDIRPKSGKVPAGPRIVKRTPDVLKCTYDGNLPITPNPGAEKKST